In a single window of the Streptomyces sp. CGMCC 4.7035 genome:
- a CDS encoding undecaprenyl-diphosphate phosphatase, whose translation MSVISVGQAVVLGVVEGVTEFLPVSSTGHLKITEGLMDIPVDDKAVVGFSAVIQVGAIAAVLLYFFKDIVRIVSAWFRGLFNKEERYHHDYKFAWWVIAATIPIVLVGLGAKDLIDGPLASLWVVAGSLIVGSGVMWAADQMGRHKRGEDDTSFKDAMLVGSSQILALLFPGFSRSGATMSTALILDLDRVAATRLSFFLGIPALTGAGLYELKDALGTGVGAAPLAVGTIVSFVVAYASIAWLLKFVAKHSFNAFVIYRIVVGVALLGLLGTGVLS comes from the coding sequence ATGAGCGTCATCAGCGTCGGTCAGGCCGTCGTCCTCGGAGTCGTCGAGGGGGTGACCGAATTCCTCCCCGTCTCCTCGACCGGCCATCTCAAGATCACTGAGGGGCTGATGGACATCCCCGTCGACGACAAGGCCGTCGTCGGCTTCTCGGCCGTCATCCAGGTGGGCGCGATCGCGGCCGTGCTCCTGTACTTCTTCAAGGACATCGTGCGGATCGTCTCGGCCTGGTTCCGGGGCCTGTTCAACAAGGAGGAGCGCTACCACCACGACTACAAGTTCGCCTGGTGGGTGATCGCCGCGACCATCCCGATCGTCCTGGTGGGGCTGGGCGCCAAGGATCTCATCGACGGCCCGCTCGCCTCGCTCTGGGTGGTGGCGGGCTCGCTGATCGTGGGCAGTGGTGTGATGTGGGCGGCGGACCAGATGGGCCGGCACAAGCGCGGTGAGGACGACACCTCCTTCAAGGACGCGATGCTGGTCGGCAGCTCGCAGATCCTCGCCCTGCTCTTCCCCGGTTTCTCCCGCTCCGGCGCCACGATGTCGACCGCGCTCATCCTCGACCTCGACCGGGTCGCCGCCACCCGTCTTTCCTTCTTCCTCGGCATTCCGGCCCTCACCGGCGCGGGCCTGTACGAGCTGAAGGACGCGCTGGGCACGGGCGTGGGCGCCGCGCCGCTCGCCGTCGGCACGATCGTCTCGTTCGTGGTCGCCTACGCCTCGATCGCCTGGCTGCTGAAGTTCGTCGCCAAGCACTCCTTCAACGCCTTCGTGATCTACCGGATCGTCGTCGGAGTGGCGCTCCTGGGCCTGCTCGGGACCGGCGTGCTCAGCTGA
- the crcB gene encoding fluoride efflux transporter CrcB — MNWLLVIIGAMVGAPLRYLTDRAVQLRHDTVFPWGTLVVNVTGSLVLGLLAGATSAGHASPQLQLLIGTGLCGALTTYSTFSYETLRLIETGAGFYAAANVVASVTAGLGAAFAGVSFAEAVWPR; from the coding sequence GTGAATTGGCTGCTGGTGATCATCGGGGCCATGGTCGGCGCACCCCTGCGTTATCTCACCGACCGCGCGGTGCAGCTGCGGCACGACACGGTGTTCCCCTGGGGCACCCTCGTGGTCAACGTCACGGGCTCTTTGGTCCTCGGTCTGCTGGCCGGTGCCACCTCGGCCGGTCATGCCTCGCCCCAGCTGCAGCTGTTGATCGGCACGGGCCTGTGCGGGGCGCTGACCACGTATTCGACGTTCTCGTACGAGACCCTGCGGCTGATCGAGACCGGGGCGGGGTTCTACGCTGCCGCCAACGTCGTCGCTAGCGTGACGGCGGGCCTCGGTGCGGCTTTTGCCGGGGTTTCGTTCGCCGAGGCCGTGTGGCCTCGGTAG
- a CDS encoding FadR/GntR family transcriptional regulator gives MEAVLTHLRGAIERGEYAIGDKLPSEAELCRTLEISRPVLREALRALQTMGLTVSKTGKGTFVVASTVEDPTFGDYAASDLLEVRRHVEIPVAGYAALRRTPENLDHLAHLLDRMERETDTTAWVAMDTLFHLAVAEAAQNPVFRRVIEEIRDALARQSAFLNELGGRREQSNREHRAIVEALMDGSEHDAVEAMAHHLDRVETTLTDIVRPGRTDNIPLEGGPEA, from the coding sequence ATGGAAGCGGTGCTCACCCACCTCCGCGGCGCCATCGAGCGCGGCGAGTACGCCATCGGTGACAAGCTCCCCTCCGAGGCGGAGCTGTGCCGCACCCTGGAGATCAGCCGCCCCGTGCTGCGGGAGGCCCTGCGGGCCCTGCAGACCATGGGCCTGACCGTCTCCAAGACCGGCAAGGGCACCTTTGTCGTCGCCAGCACCGTCGAGGACCCCACCTTCGGCGACTACGCGGCCAGCGACCTGCTGGAGGTGCGCCGCCACGTCGAGATCCCGGTCGCCGGGTACGCGGCGCTGCGCCGCACCCCGGAGAACCTCGACCACCTGGCCCACCTCCTGGACCGGATGGAGCGGGAGACGGACACCACCGCGTGGGTCGCGATGGACACCCTCTTCCATCTCGCCGTGGCCGAAGCCGCCCAGAACCCGGTGTTCCGCCGGGTGATCGAGGAGATCCGGGACGCGCTGGCCCGCCAGTCGGCCTTCCTCAACGAGCTGGGCGGCCGGCGCGAGCAGTCCAATCGCGAGCACCGGGCGATCGTCGAGGCGCTGATGGACGGTTCCGAGCATGACGCGGTGGAGGCGATGGCCCACCACCTCGACCGGGTCGAGACGACCCTCACCGACATCGTGCGCCCCGGGCGTACGGACAACATCCCCCTGGAAGGCGGACCCGAGGCGTGA
- a CDS encoding DUF190 domain-containing protein: MTRLTGRALRLTVFIGEHDRWHHKPLYAEIVHRAHAAGLAGASVFHGIEGFGASSLIHTSRLLSLSEDLPVAVIIVDTEERVRAFLPQLDELVAEGLVTLDDCEVIRYAGRGADDAPSGADGKGEKSL; this comes from the coding sequence ATGACACGACTGACCGGCAGGGCCCTGCGGCTGACCGTCTTCATCGGCGAGCACGACAGATGGCACCACAAACCCCTCTACGCCGAGATCGTGCACCGCGCGCATGCCGCCGGCCTCGCCGGCGCGAGCGTCTTCCACGGCATCGAGGGCTTCGGCGCCTCCTCGCTCATCCACACCTCGCGGCTGCTGTCGCTGAGCGAGGACCTGCCGGTGGCCGTGATCATCGTCGACACGGAGGAGCGCGTCCGCGCCTTCCTGCCGCAGCTCGACGAGCTCGTCGCCGAGGGACTGGTGACCCTCGACGACTGCGAGGTCATCCGGTACGCGGGGCGGGGAGCGGACGACGCACCGAGCGGCGCGGACGGGAAAGGTGAGAAGTCGTTGTGA
- a CDS encoding asparaginase — translation MYGSPVAEAPVIREPLHAPVAHLIRGGVIEGIHYGSVVVLGTDGTVEFQLGDIEAAFYPRSALKPVQAVAMLRAGLPLDGELLSLTAASHSGEERHLAGARRILELAGAGEDDLRNVPDLPYDPVVRDAWVREARLPSRLAQNCSGKHAAMLYTCRLNGWPLDGYLDPAHPLQRAIAEIVEDLTGQAIARVTVDGCGAPLFSVSLHGLARAAARITTAPAGTPEARVADAMREHAEMASGSGRDVAALMRAVPGLLAKDGFEGVEVAALPDGRAVAVKIADGANRARIPVAAAALARAGVAPAALAEFAGEPLLGGAEPVGTIRPVRALDPLPQTYA, via the coding sequence TTGTACGGAAGTCCGGTGGCTGAGGCTCCTGTGATCCGGGAGCCCCTGCACGCCCCCGTCGCCCACCTCATCCGCGGTGGGGTCATCGAGGGCATCCACTACGGCTCGGTCGTCGTCCTCGGCACCGACGGGACCGTGGAGTTCCAGCTCGGTGACATCGAGGCCGCCTTCTACCCGCGCTCGGCGCTCAAGCCCGTACAGGCGGTGGCGATGCTGCGGGCCGGACTCCCGCTCGACGGGGAGCTGCTGTCGCTGACCGCGGCAAGCCACTCCGGCGAGGAGCGGCACCTGGCCGGCGCCCGGCGGATCCTGGAGCTGGCCGGGGCGGGTGAGGACGACCTGCGTAACGTCCCCGACCTGCCGTACGACCCGGTCGTGCGGGACGCCTGGGTGCGCGAGGCCCGCCTGCCGTCCCGGCTCGCGCAGAACTGCTCGGGCAAGCACGCGGCCATGCTGTACACCTGCCGGCTCAACGGCTGGCCGCTGGACGGCTACCTCGACCCGGCCCACCCGCTCCAGCGGGCCATCGCCGAGATCGTCGAAGACCTCACCGGCCAGGCGATCGCCCGGGTGACCGTCGACGGCTGCGGCGCGCCGCTGTTCTCCGTGTCGCTGCACGGGCTGGCGCGTGCCGCGGCCCGCATCACCACGGCGCCGGCCGGTACCCCGGAGGCGCGGGTGGCGGACGCGATGCGCGAGCACGCCGAGATGGCCTCCGGCTCCGGTCGCGACGTGGCCGCGCTGATGCGGGCCGTACCCGGGCTGCTCGCCAAGGACGGCTTCGAGGGCGTCGAGGTGGCCGCGCTGCCCGACGGCCGGGCCGTCGCCGTGAAGATCGCCGACGGGGCGAACCGGGCCCGGATCCCGGTCGCCGCGGCGGCCCTCGCCCGCGCCGGGGTCGCCCCGGCCGCGCTCGCCGAGTTCGCCGGGGAACCCCTCCTCGGCGGCGCCGAGCCGGTCGGCACCATCCGGCCGGTCCGCGCGCTCGACCCCCTTCCCCAGACGTACGCCTGA
- a CDS encoding amino acid permease has product MSEQHLKDETRPSSRHVDAGDAGYSKSLKSRHVNMIAIGGAIGTGLFLGAGGRLADAGPSLFIAYAVCGVFAFLVVRALGELVLYRPSSGAFVSYAREFLGEKGAYTAGWMYFLNWATTGIADITAVATYTHYWGMFSDIPQWVIALVALAVVLTVNLISVKIFGELEFWFAIVKVSALVIFMVIGIFLLVTQHPVEGTTPGPSLITDHGGVFPNGLLPMLLIIQGVVFAYASVELVGVAAGETENPEKIMPKAINSIMWRVGLFYVGSVVLLSMLLPWNKYSAGESPFVTVLSNIGVPAAGGVMNLVVLTAAMSSLNSGLYSTGRILRSMAMSGSAPKFTGVMSRSQVPYGGILLTSGICVLGVGLNFVVPADAFEIVLNFAAIGILSTWGMIMLCHLLFWKKTQNGELSRPSYRLPGSPWTEIVTLGFLASVFVLMYADGGAGRTTVLCLPLVVAALVAGWYGVRGRAARGKSPKVNV; this is encoded by the coding sequence GTGAGCGAACAGCACCTCAAAGACGAGACGCGCCCCTCGTCCCGTCATGTCGACGCCGGCGACGCGGGCTACAGCAAGTCCCTCAAGTCCCGGCACGTCAACATGATCGCCATCGGCGGCGCCATCGGCACCGGCCTCTTCCTCGGCGCGGGCGGCCGCCTCGCCGACGCCGGCCCCTCTCTCTTCATCGCGTACGCCGTCTGCGGCGTCTTCGCCTTCCTGGTCGTGCGCGCCCTGGGCGAACTCGTCCTGTACCGGCCCTCCTCCGGCGCCTTCGTCTCGTACGCCCGCGAGTTCCTCGGCGAGAAGGGCGCGTACACCGCGGGCTGGATGTACTTCCTCAACTGGGCGACCACCGGCATCGCCGACATCACGGCCGTGGCCACCTACACCCACTACTGGGGCATGTTCTCCGACATTCCACAGTGGGTGATCGCGCTCGTCGCGCTCGCCGTGGTGCTCACGGTGAACCTGATATCCGTGAAGATCTTCGGCGAACTGGAGTTCTGGTTCGCCATCGTCAAGGTCAGTGCCCTCGTGATCTTCATGGTGATCGGCATCTTCCTGCTGGTCACCCAGCATCCGGTCGAAGGCACCACCCCCGGCCCCTCCCTGATCACCGACCACGGCGGCGTCTTCCCCAACGGCCTGCTGCCGATGCTGCTGATCATCCAGGGCGTCGTCTTCGCCTACGCCTCCGTCGAACTCGTCGGTGTAGCCGCGGGGGAGACCGAGAACCCCGAGAAGATCATGCCCAAGGCGATCAACTCGATCATGTGGCGCGTCGGCCTCTTCTACGTCGGCTCGGTCGTCCTGCTGTCGATGCTGCTGCCCTGGAACAAGTACTCCGCCGGCGAGAGCCCCTTCGTGACCGTCCTGTCCAACATCGGCGTCCCGGCGGCCGGCGGCGTGATGAACCTCGTCGTCCTCACCGCCGCCATGTCCTCGCTCAACTCCGGTCTGTACTCCACCGGCCGCATCCTGCGCTCCATGGCGATGTCCGGCTCGGCACCGAAGTTCACGGGCGTGATGAGCCGCAGCCAGGTCCCGTACGGCGGCATCCTGCTCACCAGCGGCATCTGCGTCCTCGGCGTCGGCCTCAACTTCGTGGTCCCGGCGGACGCGTTCGAGATCGTGCTCAACTTCGCGGCGATCGGCATTCTGTCCACCTGGGGCATGATCATGCTCTGTCACCTGCTCTTCTGGAAGAAGACGCAGAACGGCGAACTGTCCCGTCCGAGCTACCGCCTGCCCGGCTCCCCGTGGACCGAGATCGTCACGCTCGGCTTCCTGGCCTCCGTCTTCGTCCTGATGTACGCCGACGGCGGCGCCGGCCGCACCACCGTGCTGTGCCTGCCGCTGGTCGTGGCGGCGCTGGTGGCCGGCTGGTACGGCGTGCGCGGGCGGGCCGCCCGCGGTAAGTCCCCCAAGGTGAATGTGTGA
- a CDS encoding SMP-30/gluconolactonase/LRE family protein: protein MDRPTALVPRHYVTIGGRGPEDVVADARGRVLTGVEDGRILRLDGLADPARIRVEVLAETGGRPLGLELLPDGALLVCDALRGLLRIALDDGTVRILADSVAGEPLRFCSNAVALSDGTVHFTVSSRRYPLDQWIGDVVEHSGTGRLLRLAPGADRPEVLLEGLRFANGLVASKDESFLVVAETGARRLTRYWLAGPRAGRAEPFTEDLPGMPDNLWRAGPDGPIWVALAGPRVPPLDLLHRAAPPVRRAAARVVVRAPYRPAAMAGVLAVDDEGRIRRHLLRRRSGFRMVTSACVAEGRLILGSLWERGVAVCELPAGSD, encoded by the coding sequence GACCGTCCAACGGCTCTCGTCCCACGCCACTACGTCACGATCGGCGGCCGCGGCCCCGAGGACGTGGTCGCCGACGCGCGCGGCCGCGTGCTTACGGGTGTGGAGGACGGCCGCATTCTGCGTCTCGACGGCCTCGCCGACCCGGCCCGTATCCGTGTCGAGGTGCTCGCCGAGACGGGTGGCCGGCCTCTCGGTCTGGAACTCCTCCCGGACGGTGCTCTGCTGGTGTGCGACGCACTCCGTGGACTGCTGCGGATCGCGCTCGACGACGGCACCGTACGCATCCTCGCCGACTCGGTGGCGGGGGAGCCGCTGCGGTTCTGCAGCAATGCCGTCGCCCTCTCCGACGGAACGGTCCACTTCACCGTGTCCAGCCGCCGGTACCCGCTGGACCAGTGGATCGGCGACGTGGTCGAGCACAGCGGAACGGGACGGCTGCTGCGGCTCGCGCCCGGCGCCGACCGCCCTGAAGTGCTTCTGGAGGGGCTGCGTTTCGCCAACGGCCTCGTCGCGAGCAAGGACGAGTCCTTCCTTGTCGTCGCCGAGACCGGAGCCCGCCGCCTGACCCGATACTGGCTGGCCGGTCCGCGGGCGGGCCGGGCCGAGCCCTTCACCGAGGACCTCCCGGGCATGCCCGACAACCTCTGGCGCGCCGGGCCCGACGGGCCCATCTGGGTGGCCCTGGCCGGACCGCGTGTCCCCCCGCTGGATCTGCTGCACCGCGCCGCCCCGCCCGTGCGCCGCGCCGCGGCCCGCGTCGTGGTGCGCGCCCCGTACCGCCCGGCGGCCATGGCCGGCGTCCTCGCGGTCGATGACGAGGGCCGTATCCGCCGACACCTGCTCCGCCGCCGGTCGGGCTTCCGGATGGTCACCAGCGCCTGTGTCGCCGAGGGCCGGCTGATCCTGGGGAGCCTGTGGGAGCGGGGCGTCGCCGTGTGCGAGCTGCCCGCGGGCAGCGACTGA
- the crcB gene encoding fluoride efflux transporter CrcB: MRVPRPKSVDETSVAAPRPARRPSPWQGQGPVVAVVALGGALGAIARYGASLLWPAQTGGFPWTIFWVNLLGCAVIGVFMVVITEVWAAHRLVRPFFGTGVLGGFTTFSTYAVDIQRLVDAGHPRTALVYLFATLLGALAAVWLAMTAARRALAWRQR, from the coding sequence ATGAGAGTCCCACGTCCCAAGAGCGTCGACGAGACGAGCGTCGCCGCGCCCAGGCCCGCCCGGCGCCCGTCGCCCTGGCAGGGGCAGGGCCCCGTCGTGGCGGTCGTCGCCCTCGGTGGCGCCCTCGGCGCCATCGCCCGATACGGCGCCTCGCTGCTGTGGCCCGCGCAGACCGGCGGCTTCCCCTGGACCATCTTCTGGGTCAACCTCCTGGGCTGCGCCGTGATCGGCGTGTTCATGGTCGTGATCACCGAGGTGTGGGCGGCCCACCGGCTGGTGCGCCCCTTCTTCGGCACCGGTGTGCTGGGCGGCTTCACCACCTTCTCGACGTACGCCGTCGACATCCAGCGGCTGGTCGACGCGGGCCACCCCCGCACCGCGCTCGTCTACCTGTTCGCGACCCTGCTCGGCGCCCTCGCGGCGGTGTGGCTCGCGATGACGGCCGCCCGTCGTGCCCTGGCGTGGCGGCAACGATGA
- the aspA gene encoding aspartate ammonia-lyase, translated as MTAAAHRSEHDLLGYRDVPAEAYWGIHSLRAKENFPITGTPISAYPHLIDALAAVKEAAALANEELGLLEPKKAAVIVEACREIRDGKLHDQFVVDVIQGGAGTSTNMNANEVVANRALELLGHAKGEYRHLHPNEDVNLGQSTNDVYPTAVKIATVYAVRGLLKAMAVLQDAFARKAVEFRDVLKMGRTQLQDAVPMTLGQEFSAFAVMLDEDRSRLAEAVELIHEINLGATAIGTGLNAPAGYAESARRHLAEITGLPLVTAANLVEATQDCGAFVQMSGVLKRIAVKLSKSCNDLRLLSSGPRAGLNEINLPPVQAGSSIMPGKVNPVIPEVVNQVAFEVIGNDVTITMAAEAGQLQLNAFEPVILHSLSESITHLERACLTLAERCVAGITANEAELRAAVENSIGLVTALNPYIGYEAATGIAKEALASGRGVAELVLEKGLLPAERLQALLRPEVVAGSGSPAV; from the coding sequence ATGACCGCCGCAGCCCACCGCAGCGAACACGACCTGCTCGGCTACCGCGACGTACCCGCCGAGGCGTACTGGGGCATCCACTCCCTGCGCGCCAAGGAGAACTTCCCCATCACGGGGACGCCGATCTCCGCCTACCCGCACCTGATCGACGCCCTGGCCGCGGTCAAGGAGGCCGCCGCCCTCGCCAACGAGGAACTCGGGCTGCTGGAACCGAAGAAGGCCGCCGTCATCGTCGAGGCCTGCCGCGAGATCCGCGACGGCAAGCTGCATGACCAGTTCGTCGTGGACGTCATCCAGGGCGGCGCCGGCACCTCGACCAACATGAACGCCAACGAGGTCGTCGCCAACCGCGCGCTGGAACTGCTCGGCCACGCCAAGGGCGAGTACCGGCACCTGCACCCGAACGAGGACGTCAACCTCGGCCAGTCCACCAATGACGTCTACCCGACCGCCGTCAAGATCGCGACCGTCTACGCCGTGCGCGGCCTGCTCAAGGCGATGGCCGTGCTTCAGGACGCCTTCGCCCGCAAGGCCGTCGAGTTCCGCGACGTGCTGAAGATGGGCCGCACCCAGTTGCAGGACGCGGTGCCGATGACGCTGGGGCAGGAGTTCTCCGCGTTCGCGGTCATGCTCGACGAGGACCGCAGCCGGCTCGCGGAGGCCGTCGAGCTGATCCACGAGATCAACCTCGGCGCCACGGCGATCGGCACCGGCCTCAACGCCCCCGCCGGATACGCCGAGTCGGCGCGCCGCCATCTCGCCGAGATCACGGGACTTCCGCTGGTGACGGCCGCCAACCTGGTGGAGGCCACCCAGGACTGCGGTGCCTTCGTCCAGATGTCCGGCGTGCTCAAGCGGATCGCCGTCAAGCTGTCCAAGAGCTGCAACGACCTGCGTCTGCTGTCCTCCGGTCCGCGCGCGGGCCTGAACGAGATCAACCTGCCGCCGGTGCAGGCCGGTTCGAGCATCATGCCCGGCAAGGTCAACCCGGTGATCCCCGAGGTCGTCAACCAGGTCGCCTTCGAGGTGATCGGCAACGACGTCACCATCACCATGGCCGCGGAGGCCGGCCAGCTTCAGCTGAACGCCTTCGAGCCGGTCATCCTGCACTCCCTCTCCGAGAGCATCACGCACCTGGAGCGTGCCTGCCTGACCCTCGCCGAGCGGTGCGTCGCCGGGATCACGGCGAACGAGGCGGAGCTGCGGGCCGCCGTGGAGAACTCCATCGGCCTGGTCACGGCCCTCAACCCGTACATCGGCTACGAGGCGGCCACCGGCATCGCCAAGGAGGCTCTCGCCAGCGGGCGCGGAGTCGCCGAACTCGTGCTGGAGAAGGGCCTGTTGCCGGCCGAGCGGCTTCAGGCCCTGCTGCGGCCCGAGGTCGTAGCGGGCAGTGGCTCGCCGGCGGTCTGA